The Impatiens glandulifera chromosome 3, dImpGla2.1, whole genome shotgun sequence genome contains a region encoding:
- the LOC124931561 gene encoding nudix hydrolase 19, chloroplastic: MNRAMRFLFSSPTTTSIHSLSTKHLSRFYRRSNSDLVAAMSIRMNFHTFAGNPIKAKTPKSDDPYSSTSAVQSLKTILLGRTHEPPNFKVLPFRKGRPLAASVSNSPPNWHLGWLSFDDFKVILENTGFNLGEEMFVYLGTKEDVVYWAVDVSEANRLTNELGNRKFCFVELRTLMVATDWSDALAMGYLSIAGHARALMEWHNTSRFCGYCGEKTISMEAGRRKECSNELCKKRIYPRVDPVVIMLVIDKKNDRALLSRQSRFVPRMWSCLAGFIEPGESLEEAVRRETWEETGIEVGDVVYHSSQPWPVGPSSMPCQLMVGFIAYAKSLEINVDKEELEDAQWHSREDVKKALTFAEYNKAQQTASEKVEQMCKGNEQGRSLTADFNVESGDPVPMFVPGPYAIAHHLISSWAFQDGGSDNNQSDQFRASLSNL; encoded by the exons ATGAATCGAGCTATGCGCTTCCTCTTCTCTTCTCCAACTACCACCTCTATCCATTCACTATCTACTAAACATCTCTCAAGATTTTATCGCCGATCCAATTCCGATCTCGTCGCCGCCATGTCCATACGGATGAATTTCCACACCTTCGCCGGAAACCCAATCAAAGCCAAGACTCCTAAATCAGATGACCCATATTCCTCAACATCCGCTGTTCAATCTCTCAAGACCATTCTTTTAGGTCGAACCCATGAGCCGCCCAATTTCAAGGTACTGCCTTTCAGAAAGGGTAGGCCCTTGGCCGCATCCGTTAGTAATTCGCCGCCGAATTGGCATTTGGGCTGGTTGAGTTTCGACGATTTTAAGGTTATCTTGGAAAACACAGGGTTTAATCTGGGAGAAGAGATGTTTGTTTATCTGGGTACGAAGGAAGATGTTGTTTATTGGGCGGTTGATGTTTCTGAAGCTAATCGATTAACGAATGAATTGGGTAATAGAAAGTTCTGTTTTGTGGAGTTAAGAACTTTGATGGTTGCCACTGATTGGAGTGATGCTCTAGCCATGGGATACCTTTCAATTGCTGGTCAT GCAAGGGCTTTGATGGAATGGCACAATACGTCTCGTTTTTGTGGGTACTGTGGGGAGAAAACAATTTCAATGGAAGCTGGAAGAAGGAAAGAGTGTTCAAATGAGTTGTGTAAGAAGAGGATTTACCCTAGAGTTGACCCA GTTGTTATTATGCTTGTGATTGATAAGAAGAATGATCGAGCACTTCTGAGTAGACAATCAAGATTTGTCCCACGAATGTGGAGTTGTCTGGCTGGTTTTATTGAG CCAGgagaaagcttggaagaggCTGTGAGAAGAGAGACATGGGAGGAAACTGGTATTGAAGTTGGAGATGTTGTTTATCATAGTTCTCAGCCATGGCCTg TGGGTCCAAGCAGTATGCCGTGTCAGTTAATGGTGGGATTCATTGCATATGCAAAATCACTTGAAATCAATGTTGATAAAGAAGAATTAGAAG ATGCACAATGGCATAGTAGGGAGGATGTAAAGAAAGCATTGACATTTGCTGAATACAATAAAGCCCAACAAACAGCATCCGAAAAAGTGGAACAAATGTGTAAGGGCAATGAACAAGGGCGGAGCTTAACTGCCGATTTCAATGTTGAAAGTGGTGATCCTGTCCCAATGTTTGTTCCTGGTCCTTATGCAATCGCTCATCATCTCATCTCTTCTTGGGCTTTTCAAGATGGTGGTTCAGATAATAACCAGTCAGATCAATTTAGGGCATCTCTCTCGAATCTGTAG
- the LOC124929278 gene encoding probable sugar phosphate/phosphate translocator At5g25400, with amino-acid sequence MGKGGAISEGVMKKIILSYTYVSIWIFLSFSVIVYNKYILDRKMYNWPFPISLTMIHMAFCSSIAYLLVRVFKLVETVSMTRDMYLRSVVPIGALYSLSLWFSNSAYIYLSVSFIQMLKALMPVAVYSISVLLKKEGFKSQTMTNMVSISIGVAIAAYGEAKFNTWGVMLQLGAVAFEATRLVLIQILLTSKGISLNPITSLYYVAPCCLGFLCIPWIAVEFPVLKEASSFRFDYFIFGTNSLCAFALNLAVFLLVGKTSALTMNVAGVVKDWLLIAFSWSVIKDTVTPVNLIGYGVAFLGVAYYNHAKLQLLKAKDEEKKASNSQTDEETGRLLEERQVVDNNSNAAAAASSVKKIELQG; translated from the coding sequence ATGGGGAAGGGAGGAGCAATCAGCGAAGGCGTTATGAAGAAGATCATACTTTCCTACACATACGTCTCAATCTGGATCTTCCTCAGCTTCTCAGTCATCGTCTACAATAAGTACATCCTCGATCGTAAGATGTACAATTGGCCATTCCCAATCTCTCTAACCATGATCCACATGGCGTTCTGTTCATCAATCGCTTATCTTCTCGTCCGGGTTTTCAAATTAGTCGAGACAGTTTCCATGACACGCGATATGTATCTCAGATCCGTCGTCCCCATCGGCGCACTTTACTCTCTCAGCCTCTGGTTTTCCAATTCGGCTTACATCTACTTATCCGTTTCTTTCATTCAGATGTTAAAAGCTCTCATGCCCGTCGCGGTTTACTCTATAAGCGTTCTATTGAAGAAAGAAGGGTTCAAATCTCAAACAATGACGAACATGGTTTCGATCTCGATCGGTGTAGCAATCGCAGCTTACGGCGAGGCTAAATTCAATACGTGGGGAGTTATGTTACAGCTTGGAGCGGTTGCGTTTGAAGCTACAAGACTTGTTTTGATTCAGATCTTGCTTACATCAAAGGGTATTTCACTAAACCCGATTACTTCTCTGTATTACGTGGCCCCATGTTGTTTAGGGTTTCTCTGTATTCCTTGGATCGCGGTTGAGTTTCCGGTTTTGAAGGAAGCGTCTAGTTTCCGATTTGATTATTTCATATTTGGGACGAATTCTTTGTGTGCTTTTGCTTTGAATCTGGCTGTGTTTTTGTTGGTGGGTAAGACATCGGCTTTGACTATGAATGTTGCTGGGGTTGTGaaggattggttgttgattgcGTTTTCTTGGTCGGTGATTAAGGATACTGTAACGCCGGTGAATTTGATTGGATATGGAGTTGCGTTTTTGGGTGTTGCTTATTATAATCACGCTAAGTTGCAGTTGCTTAAGGCGAAGGATGAAGAAAAGAAAGCTTCTAATTCTCAGACTGATGAAGAAACTGGTAGATTGTTGGAAGAAAGACAAGTGGTGGATAATAATAGCaatgctgctgctgctgcttcttCTGTCAAGAAGATTGAATTGCAGGGATGA
- the LOC124930817 gene encoding heme oxygenase 1, chloroplastic-like: MASITQAQTLFKNPQLGSRKLSTVFFPIAIGRPLKSFLGGVSMATVKRNMVASATSAAEKEKKRYPGESKGFVEEMRFVAMKLHTKDQAKEGEKVSEAPPVAKWDPSIDGYLRFLVDNKLVYDTLETIVQKASFPEYGEFINTGLERSESLKKDLEWFTEQGYTIPEPSSPGVTYANYLKELSEKDPQAFICHFYNVYFAHSAGGRMIGKKVAEMILDKKELEFYKWDGELPQLLQNVRDKLNKVAENWTREEKNHCLEETEKSFKYSGDILRLILSS; this comes from the exons ATGGCTTCCATAACTCAGGCGCAAACCCTTTTCAAAAACCCCCAATTAGGATCACGAAAGCTTTCTACTGTTTTCTTCCCAATCGCGATAGGTAGACCCTTGAAATCGTTCTTGGGAGGAGTCTCTATGGCGACGGTGAAGAGAAACATGGTGGCTTCGGCTACTTCTGCCgcggagaaggagaagaagcgGTATCCCGGTGAGTCAAAAGGTTTTGTTGAGGAAATGAGGTTTGTGGCTATGAAATTGCATACGAAAGATCAGGCTAAAGAAGGAGAAAAGGTATCTGAAGCTCCACCTGTTGCTAAATGGGATCCTTCAATTGATGGTTATCTTAGATTCCTAGTTGATAACAAGTTGGTTTATGATACACTTGAAACAATTGTCCAGAAAGCCTCTTTTCCCGAAT atGGTGAATTTATTAACACAGGTTTAGAAAGGTCAGAGAGTTTGAAAAAAGATCTTGAATGGTTCACAGAACAGGGTTATACAATTCCTGAGCCATCATCTCCCGGTGTTACTTATGCTAATTATCTTAAAGAACTTTCTGAAAAGGATCCTCAAGCTTTTATCTGTCATTtctataatgtttattttgctCATAGCGCAGGAGGAAGAATGATTGGCAAGAAG GTGGCAGAGATGATACTAGATAAGAAGGAATTAGAATTTTACAAATGGGATGGAGAACTTCCCCAGTTATTGCAGAATGTTAGGGATAAGCTGAATAAAGTTGCTGAA AACTGGACTAGAGAGGAGAAGAATCATTGTCTAGAAGAAACAGAGAAATCATTCAAGTATTCTGGAGATATTCTTCGATTGATTCTATCGTCATGA
- the LOC124931614 gene encoding NHP2-like protein 1: MTGEAINPKAYPLADAQLTITIMDLVQQAANYKQLKKGANEATKTLNRGISEFIVMAADTEPLEILLHLPLLSEDKNVPYVFVPSKQALGRACGVTRPVIACSVTSNEGSQLKPQIQQLKDAIEKLLI; the protein is encoded by the exons ATG ACAGGCGAAGCTATTAACCCTAAAGCCTATCCTTTGGCCGATGCCCAGCTTACCATAACTATAATGGATCTTGTTCAGCAGGCGGCGAACTACAAGCAACTCAAGAAAGGGGCTAATGAAG CCACGAAGACACTTAACAGAGGTATTTCCGAGTTTATTGTCATGGCTGCCGACACAGAACCACTTGAGATTCTTCTCCATCTTCCTCTACTATCTGAAGATAAG AATGTTCCATACGTGTTCGTTCCTTCAAAGCAAGCACTTGGAAGAGCTTGTGGTGTTACTAGACCTGTTATTGCTTGTTCAGTTACTAGCAATGAAGGAAGTCAATTGAAGCCACAAATTCAACAACTCAAG GATGCTATTGAGAAGCTTTTGATATAA
- the LOC124932711 gene encoding uncharacterized protein LOC124932711: MASHRKEPTTYVYKLAAAAGSPQLPPAMAQPEVVKRTILSRSYWGLSKQSKLTNRKRDDDHVDVEADVDRLESGKKEIIISKGRRSDVVVRVPDEMRKPAAETRRRSVSHVEVMASAAAVATGLRVKVLVTDMPGFMQVHAFRCARKCYDSLESFSSKIMAHTIKKEFDKVYGAAWHCIVGSSFGSFVTHSTGCFLYFSMENLYLLIFRTKAQINSSS; the protein is encoded by the exons ATGGCCAGTCACCGGAAAGAACCAACAACATATGTCTACAAGCTAGCCGCGGCGGCAGGGAGCCCTCAGTTACCTCCGGCAATGGCCCAGCCGGAGGTCGTGAAGAGAACTATACTTTCCCGATCTTATTGGGGATTGAGTAAGCAGTCAAAGTTAACCAACAGGAAGAGGGATGATGATCATGTTGATGTTGAAGCTGATGTTGATCGATTGGAGAGTGGCAAAAAGGAAATTATTATCTCCAAGGGGAGGAGATCGGATGTTGTGGTTAGGGTACCGGATGAGATGAGAAAACCGGCGGCGGAGACGAGGCGGAGATCGGTTTCACACGTGGAGGTGATGGCGAGTGCGGCCGCGGTTGCTACCGGTCTTCGGGTTAAGGTTTTGGTTACGGATATGCCCGGGTTCATGCAAGTTCATGCGTTTAGGTGTGCAAGAAAGTGTTATGATTCATTAGAGAGTTTTAGTTCCAAGATTATGGCTCATACCATCAAGAAG GAGTTTGATAAGGTTTATGGGGCAGCATGGCATTGCATAGTGGGGTCAAGTTTTGGATCATTTGTGACACACTCAACTGGTTGTTTCCTTTATTTCTCAATGGAAAATCTTTATTTACTCATCTTCAGAACCAAAGCCCAAATCAAttcttcttcttaa
- the LOC124931562 gene encoding zinc finger CCCH domain-containing protein 39-like, with product MSYTTNPSPPPFMPPYPGAGGGDICGFWPQSPMNTENPDSSFVDTHPYKRQRSCGNNYNMQDQNNRPMQPLIQTNMGAGACHIFYKTRLCQKFFEGNCRNSDRCTFAHGHADLRNPPPNWQEIVGSKDKDNKVAAGNWDDDQRIIQKMKICRKFYNGEECPYGNKCNFLHECPSKFKSDVIVTINREIEDNSAALMPIPADLNNSDQTDTFNNNNNNFHVKSTYWKTRLCSKWETTGFCPFGDRCHFAHGFLEIQQPGNVGGDAIGRGMINNVSVDDVQVQPHVLLPSNSIISTTPLMTADVRRSKWKTGKKINRIYGDWLDSANSPPKGIPGRAVEEES from the exons ATGAGCTACACGACCAATCCTTCGCCGCCTCCGTTTATGCCGCCATATCCCGGCGCCGGCGGCGGAGACATTTGTGGGTTTTGGCCTCAATCCCCTATGAACACCGAAAACCCAGATTCATCATTCGTGGACACTCATCCTTACAAGAGACAAAGGAGTTGCGGTAACAACTACAACATGCAAGATCAAAATAACCGACCCATGCAGCCTTTGATTCAGACGAACATGGGCGCTGGAGCATGTCATATCTTTTACAAGACCCGTCTGTGTCAAAAATTCTTCGAAGGTAACTGTCGTAATAGCGATCGTTGTACATTTGCTCATGGACATGCTGATTTGAGAAATCCGCCGCCGAATTGGCAAGAAATCGTTGGATCAAAAGATAAGGATAATAAAGTTGCTGCAGGGAATTGGGACGATGATCAGAGAATAATCCAAAAGATGAAAATTTGCAGAAAGTTCTACAATGGTGAGGAATGTCCTTATGGTAATAAGTGCAATTTTCTTCACGAGTGTCCATCGAAGTTTAAGTCTGATGTTATAGTTACCATTAATCGTGAGATTGAAGATAACTCCGCAGCTTTAATGCCTATCCCTGCAGATTTGAACAACTCAGACCAAACCGAtactttcaataataataataataatttccaTGTTAAGTCCACTTACTGGAAAACTAGGCTTTGTAGCAAATGGGAAACGACTGGTTTCTGCCCCTTTGGAGATAGATGTCACTTTGCTCATGGATTCTTAG AGATTCAGCAACCGGGTAATGTTGGAGGTGATGCAATTGGAAGAGGAATGATTAACAATGTTTCTGTTGATGATGTACAAGTACAACCGCATGTTCTTCTTCCTTCTAATTCCATTATTAGCACGACTCCATTGATGACAGCAGATGTTAGAAGGTCCAAATGGAAAACAGGAAAGAAGATTAATCGAATATACGGAGATTGGTTAGACAGTGCAAATTCACCACCAAAGGGCATTCCTGGAAGAGCAGTAGAAGAAGAGAGTTGA